One Owenweeksia hongkongensis DSM 17368 genomic region harbors:
- a CDS encoding DUF2279 domain-containing protein produces the protein MRFSKAITVVFLAACMLPTLAFAQLWSDSLSFFDKSPSLNKTRVWTVAGTEAALVAGTYVGLNQLWYADYPKSDFHLYNDNSSWLQMDKAGHAMTSYYVGYAGMEVLKWSGVSDKKSVWYGGTLGFAYLAGIEVMDGFSSEWGFSWGDIAANGAGAALLIGQELLWQEQRITMKFSYHGTSYAEESPDLLGNSWNTSILKDYNGQTYWFSFNVHDLTQWDAWPQWLNVAAGYGADGMVSAQYNASYYNKHPEYKWQRQFYASLDIDLRKIPVKNKFLKSVLNTINFIKVPMPTIEWNQKGSPEYYWLYF, from the coding sequence ATGCGATTTTCAAAAGCCATAACTGTAGTTTTTTTGGCGGCTTGTATGTTGCCCACTTTGGCTTTTGCACAGCTTTGGAGCGATTCCCTTTCTTTTTTTGATAAGTCTCCTTCATTGAATAAAACACGTGTGTGGACTGTTGCCGGGACCGAAGCAGCTCTAGTGGCTGGAACTTATGTAGGCCTAAATCAGCTCTGGTATGCTGATTATCCGAAATCTGATTTTCATCTGTATAATGACAATAGCAGTTGGCTGCAAATGGATAAAGCCGGCCATGCCATGACTTCCTATTATGTAGGGTATGCTGGTATGGAAGTGCTTAAGTGGAGCGGTGTTTCTGATAAAAAGTCGGTGTGGTATGGCGGTACTTTAGGCTTTGCTTACCTGGCAGGTATAGAAGTAATGGACGGATTTTCATCTGAATGGGGTTTTTCTTGGGGAGACATTGCCGCCAACGGAGCTGGGGCAGCGCTGCTTATAGGGCAAGAGCTACTTTGGCAGGAGCAGCGTATCACTATGAAGTTTTCCTATCACGGAACCAGTTATGCTGAGGAGAGCCCTGACTTACTTGGAAACTCATGGAACACCAGTATTCTTAAAGATTATAATGGCCAAACCTATTGGTTCTCTTTTAATGTGCATGACCTTACGCAATGGGATGCCTGGCCGCAATGGCTAAACGTAGCGGCAGGTTATGGAGCCGATGGAATGGTAAGCGCCCAGTACAATGCCAGTTATTACAACAAGCACCCGGAGTATAAATGGCAGCGCCAGTTTTATGCCTCACTGGATATAGACCTCCGCAAAATACCCGTGAAGAATAAGTTTCTAAAATCGGTACTCAACACCATCAACTTTATCAAAGTGCCCATGCCCACCATTGAGTGGAATCAGAAGGGAAGCCCGGAGTATTATTGGTTGTATTTTTAG
- the mltG gene encoding endolytic transglycosylase MltG, protein MKKKILLIVVVAVLVACSILGSLYYKRILAVNVKLKPGQTFELFIPTGSDFTAVRDSLVSNDILKNTNTFEWVADKKNYPSLVKPGRYVLVPGMTNNALVNKLRSGDQDAVQLTLHNISGIYELSARLSQTLEGDSLSFLNLLESDESLSAFGVSSNTVSAYFLPNTYELWWNTSPSALLKRMRQEFDKFWNEERQAKAKKLGLTPIEVVTLASIVEKETNRNDEKPTVAGLYANRIKQGMKLQSDPTVIYALLLENPKMKITRVYYKHLRYDSPYNTYMYPGLPPGPIKIPELSTVDAVLNREKHDYIFMVADPERPGYHTFARTLAQHERNRRKYIDWANRNKI, encoded by the coding sequence TTGAAGAAGAAAATCTTACTTATAGTAGTTGTGGCCGTGTTGGTCGCATGTAGCATTTTAGGTTCCTTGTATTACAAGCGTATTCTTGCGGTAAACGTAAAGTTAAAGCCAGGGCAAACTTTTGAGCTGTTTATCCCCACAGGTTCTGACTTTACAGCGGTTCGTGATAGTCTTGTTTCCAATGACATTTTGAAGAACACTAACACCTTTGAGTGGGTGGCGGATAAAAAGAATTATCCAAGCTTGGTGAAGCCGGGCCGCTATGTTTTGGTTCCGGGAATGACCAACAATGCTTTGGTGAATAAATTGCGCAGTGGCGATCAGGATGCGGTACAACTTACGCTTCATAATATTTCTGGGATTTATGAGCTTTCAGCAAGGCTTTCGCAAACCCTGGAAGGTGATAGTTTGTCTTTTCTCAATCTATTGGAATCTGATGAATCACTGTCTGCTTTTGGTGTAAGCTCAAATACTGTGAGCGCTTATTTTCTGCCCAATACTTATGAGCTTTGGTGGAATACTTCGCCATCAGCTTTGCTAAAAAGAATGCGTCAGGAGTTTGATAAGTTTTGGAATGAAGAACGTCAGGCTAAGGCTAAAAAGCTTGGATTGACGCCTATTGAAGTGGTGACTTTGGCGAGTATTGTGGAGAAGGAAACCAATAGAAATGATGAAAAGCCAACAGTAGCCGGGCTTTATGCAAATAGAATTAAGCAAGGGATGAAACTGCAATCCGACCCAACGGTGATTTATGCTTTGCTGCTTGAAAATCCTAAAATGAAAATAACGCGTGTGTACTACAAGCACCTGCGCTATGACTCGCCTTACAATACTTATATGTATCCAGGTTTGCCTCCGGGGCCAATTAAAATCCCTGAATTAAGCACGGTGGATGCGGTACTCAATCGCGAGAAACACGATTACATTTTTATGGTGGCCGACCCTGAACGTCCGGGTTATCACACCTTTGCGCGAACGCTCGCACAGCATGAGCGCAACCGTAGAAAGTACATTGACTGGGCCAATCGCAACAAAATATAA
- a CDS encoding tetratricopeptide repeat protein, with translation MIGKHALRWGILMTIAVSVFLLSRCDNSSVKTEPENTQVAYLNHNDTVKYVGIETCKQCHYSIYETFVQTGMGSSFGHADTSKSIADIDGESLLRDLHKNLNYHPHWVNDSLVLTEFRLSGSDTTYKRNETIDYVVGSGQHTNSHMIYRNNYLFQAPFTWYAQKGMLDLPPGFEDGRNTRFKRLIGLECTSCHNAMPTGFEKGSINKYAKVPSAIDCERCHGPGEIHVKRMMAGEFVDTANEIDYSIVNIKKLPVDLQFEACQRCHLQGNAVVAEGKSFFDFKPGMKLNTVMDVYLPRYSNAEDEFIMASHIDRFKQSECFIHSDNQFNCTTCHNPHISVKHTNISNFNATCANCHKGAPKHECTEEISALQAADFNCVSCHMPQSGSTDIPHVSVHDHKIKVPQKKVDTSGIKEFLGLVAINNPKPTDRSKALGYLQQYERFDAKPYYLDSARYFLNRMGMQEENPSLWVTYYFLKNYYSDIQNLVNKVGVNAMLARLNTMSYDNADAWTAYRIGESFRESGQETSLKFYSKAIELAPYVPDFMNKKATALAGVGQLDEAVTLFKKLLKEQPQHAEALNNLGYTYLQMGNITLAGLNFDKALAVDPDYLQAWLNKASLLIMQENFAEAKKALKEVLRLNPNHERALQAMAYLNQQS, from the coding sequence ATGATAGGAAAGCACGCTTTACGATGGGGGATTTTGATGACCATTGCGGTAAGTGTGTTTTTACTTTCGCGGTGTGATAATTCATCAGTGAAAACTGAACCTGAAAATACTCAGGTTGCTTACCTCAATCACAATGACACCGTAAAGTATGTAGGCATAGAAACCTGCAAGCAGTGCCATTATTCTATTTATGAAACGTTTGTGCAAACGGGGATGGGTTCCTCTTTTGGTCATGCCGATACGAGCAAGAGTATAGCTGATATTGATGGTGAATCGCTGCTCAGAGATTTACATAAAAACCTAAACTACCATCCGCATTGGGTAAACGATTCTTTGGTGCTTACCGAGTTTAGATTAAGCGGAAGCGACACCACCTACAAAAGAAACGAAACCATAGACTATGTGGTGGGTAGCGGCCAGCATACTAATAGTCACATGATTTATCGGAACAACTACCTTTTTCAGGCGCCATTTACCTGGTATGCCCAAAAGGGAATGTTGGATTTGCCGCCTGGTTTTGAAGACGGCAGAAATACGCGCTTCAAGCGATTGATTGGTTTGGAATGTACTTCTTGCCACAATGCAATGCCCACTGGTTTTGAGAAAGGCTCCATTAACAAATACGCCAAAGTGCCGAGTGCCATTGATTGTGAGCGCTGCCATGGCCCCGGAGAAATTCATGTTAAAAGAATGATGGCAGGGGAGTTTGTGGACACCGCGAATGAAATCGATTATTCTATTGTAAATATCAAAAAGCTTCCGGTAGACCTGCAGTTTGAAGCTTGCCAGCGTTGCCATTTGCAAGGAAATGCCGTGGTGGCTGAGGGGAAAAGTTTCTTTGACTTTAAACCTGGGATGAAGCTAAATACTGTGATGGACGTGTATTTGCCAAGGTATTCCAACGCTGAAGATGAGTTTATCATGGCTTCGCACATTGACCGATTTAAACAGAGCGAGTGCTTCATTCATTCGGACAATCAGTTTAACTGCACCACTTGTCACAATCCGCACATTTCGGTGAAGCATACCAATATTTCTAATTTTAATGCTACTTGTGCCAATTGCCATAAAGGTGCTCCCAAGCATGAATGCACCGAAGAGATAAGTGCTTTGCAGGCGGCAGACTTTAATTGTGTGAGTTGCCACATGCCACAATCGGGCTCTACGGACATTCCTCACGTAAGTGTACATGACCATAAGATAAAAGTGCCGCAGAAAAAGGTAGATACATCAGGTATTAAGGAGTTTTTGGGTCTGGTGGCCATAAATAATCCCAAGCCAACAGATAGAAGCAAGGCCCTTGGGTATTTGCAGCAATATGAGCGCTTTGATGCGAAACCTTATTATTTGGATAGTGCTCGGTATTTCTTGAACAGAATGGGAATGCAAGAAGAGAATCCTTCGCTGTGGGTGACGTATTACTTTTTGAAAAACTACTATTCTGACATTCAAAATTTGGTAAACAAAGTGGGCGTTAATGCGATGCTGGCAAGATTGAATACAATGAGTTATGATAATGCTGATGCCTGGACCGCTTACCGCATTGGTGAATCATTCCGCGAAAGCGGCCAAGAAACGAGTTTGAAATTTTACAGTAAAGCGATTGAGTTGGCGCCTTATGTTCCTGATTTTATGAATAAAAAAGCCACGGCTTTGGCAGGAGTGGGGCAGCTGGATGAGGCGGTAACTTTGTTTAAGAAATTGCTGAAAGAGCAGCCACAGCATGCAGAGGCGTTAAATAATTTGGGCTATACGTATTTACAAATGGGGAATATTACTTTAGCCGGATTGAATTTTGACAAGGCGCTGGCTGTGGATCCTGATTACTTGCAAGCTTGGCTCAATAAGGCTTCGTTGCTTATAATGCAGGAGAATTTTGCGGAAGCTAAAAAGGCGCTTAAGGAAGTTTTGAGACTCAATCCAAACCATGAACGAGCCTTGCAGGCAATGGCGTATTTAAATCAACAATCTTGA
- a CDS encoding GNAT family N-acetyltransferase → MPFLNGHKIKLRAIEPEDIDLLMQWENNIVNWEVSGTITPFSRNLLQQYIDNAHLDIYQVGQLRLMIQEGEGQTIGTIDIFDFDAFHHRAGVGILIGDQAKRGNGYASESLRLVKKYCFEHLGLKQIYCNILVDNTLSLNLFQKAGFAITGTRHQWVRSGGKYKDQHFLQLFREE, encoded by the coding sequence ATGCCATTTTTAAACGGACATAAAATAAAGCTTCGGGCCATAGAGCCGGAAGACATCGACCTGCTGATGCAATGGGAAAACAACATTGTAAACTGGGAGGTGAGTGGCACCATCACGCCTTTTAGCCGCAATCTTTTGCAGCAATATATTGACAATGCCCATTTGGATATTTATCAAGTGGGTCAGCTTAGGCTGATGATACAGGAAGGAGAAGGGCAAACCATTGGCACCATTGATATTTTTGATTTCGATGCTTTTCATCACCGTGCGGGAGTAGGTATTTTGATTGGAGACCAAGCCAAAAGAGGAAATGGTTATGCATCAGAATCTCTTCGATTGGTAAAGAAATATTGCTTTGAGCATTTGGGCTTAAAGCAGATTTATTGCAACATTTTGGTAGATAATACGCTTAGCTTAAACTTGTTTCAAAAGGCCGGATTTGCAATTACCGGAACCCGCCACCAATGGGTTCGCTCAGGCGGAAAATATAAAGACCAGCATTTTTTACAGTTGTTTAGAGAAGAATGA
- the dapF gene encoding diaminopimelate epimerase yields MTIQFYKYQGTGNDFVMIDDRDNKYTDITEQQVKHLCDRRFGIGADGLIFLRNSDDYDFEMVYYNSDGRTSTMCGNGGRCLLRFASDLGIEGENYSFMAVDGVHFGVVDDEVVSLQMVDLKDIDDLGNDVLFMNTGSPHHVVFTDSLPADDFVAVAKSIRYSDKYAEEGVNVNYVKVTGNNLEMRTYERGVEDETYSCGTGVTAAALGADFLKKTKGDRLKIKTAGGNLELSFKAQREGYTDIWLTGPAEKVFKGKVKL; encoded by the coding sequence ATGACCATACAATTTTATAAATATCAGGGTACCGGTAACGATTTTGTAATGATTGACGACCGCGACAATAAATATACGGACATTACTGAACAACAAGTAAAACATTTATGCGACAGAAGGTTCGGTATTGGGGCGGATGGTCTCATCTTTTTGCGAAATTCCGATGATTATGATTTTGAAATGGTGTATTACAATTCTGATGGGCGAACCAGCACCATGTGTGGAAATGGCGGCCGTTGTCTTTTACGTTTTGCCAGCGACCTTGGTATAGAAGGTGAAAACTACAGCTTCATGGCTGTGGATGGTGTTCATTTTGGAGTGGTGGATGATGAGGTAGTAAGCCTGCAAATGGTGGATTTGAAAGACATTGACGACTTAGGTAATGATGTGCTTTTCATGAATACAGGTTCTCCGCATCATGTGGTTTTCACCGATTCGCTGCCCGCAGATGATTTTGTGGCTGTGGCCAAAAGCATTCGCTATAGCGACAAATATGCTGAAGAAGGTGTGAATGTGAATTATGTAAAAGTGACAGGGAATAACCTTGAAATGCGCACCTATGAGCGTGGAGTAGAGGACGAAACTTACAGCTGTGGAACAGGAGTTACAGCAGCAGCATTGGGTGCTGATTTCCTTAAAAAGACAAAAGGTGACCGCCTGAAAATAAAAACTGCTGGAGGGAACTTGGAGCTAAGCTTTAAGGCGCAGCGCGAAGGATATACCGATATTTGGTTAACAGGGCCTGCTGAGAAAGTGTTTAAGGGGAAGGTTAAGTTGTAA
- a CDS encoding Do family serine endopeptidase: MRNIAKIFLVSALGGALTLGAYKVFFEEPQVTTVFESQPTPIMRTGMLPSDEISFTEAAEKTVNSVVHVKTAVESNGYQAQSPLDFFFGVPRGYQQNPRMQMGSGSGVIISQDGYIVTNNHVIDNAKTIEVSLNNEEQYTAKVVGTDPTTDIALLKIDADVDLPFLTFSNSDEIRLGEWVLAVGNPFNLTSTVTAGIVSAKSRSIGIINERTAIESFIQTDAVVNPGNSGGALVNTQGNLVGINSAISTHTGSFEGYSFAVPSNIVQKVVKDILEYGTVQRAFIGVNISDITPRLNEELKLDLKNGVYVAGVSEKGAAYEAGIESGDVIVAIDSRKVNKSSELQELIGRKRPGDKVIVTVNRDGSEKKFDVELRNMNGTTNIVRKDDTKFSNMLGANFSPLSSSEMSKYGVHFGVKVKSLSKGILQQQGIPEGFVITHINRKQIENEDDINTAVKGLSKDDPVVIQGFTREGRVKYYAFGY, translated from the coding sequence ATGAGAAACATAGCTAAGATTTTCCTGGTATCAGCTTTAGGAGGAGCTCTTACTTTGGGCGCCTATAAAGTCTTTTTTGAAGAACCTCAGGTAACCACGGTTTTTGAATCGCAACCCACGCCAATTATGCGCACGGGTATGCTTCCTTCAGATGAAATTAGTTTTACCGAAGCAGCCGAAAAAACTGTGAATAGTGTGGTTCACGTAAAAACCGCAGTAGAAAGCAATGGCTACCAAGCGCAAAGTCCACTGGATTTCTTTTTTGGTGTACCAAGAGGTTACCAGCAAAATCCAAGAATGCAGATGGGCTCTGGTTCGGGAGTTATCATTTCACAAGACGGTTATATTGTAACCAACAATCACGTGATTGACAATGCCAAGACCATTGAAGTAAGCCTGAATAATGAGGAGCAGTACACTGCCAAAGTGGTAGGTACTGACCCAACAACTGACATAGCTTTACTAAAAATAGATGCAGATGTGGATTTACCCTTTCTTACTTTCAGCAACTCTGATGAAATCCGCTTAGGCGAATGGGTTCTTGCTGTTGGTAATCCTTTTAACCTTACCAGCACGGTAACCGCTGGTATTGTGAGTGCAAAAAGCCGTAGCATTGGTATTATAAATGAACGTACCGCCATCGAGTCTTTTATTCAAACAGATGCAGTGGTAAACCCTGGAAACAGTGGTGGGGCTTTGGTAAACACTCAGGGAAACCTTGTTGGAATCAACAGTGCCATTTCTACACACACAGGTTCATTTGAAGGATATTCATTTGCAGTGCCTTCTAATATTGTACAAAAAGTAGTGAAGGACATTTTGGAATACGGAACTGTGCAGCGTGCTTTTATTGGTGTCAATATTTCAGATATCACACCTCGCCTTAATGAAGAGCTAAAACTTGATTTGAAAAACGGAGTTTATGTAGCCGGGGTTTCTGAAAAAGGAGCGGCATACGAAGCAGGGATCGAATCAGGTGATGTAATTGTAGCTATCGATAGCCGTAAAGTAAATAAGAGCAGTGAACTTCAAGAATTGATAGGCCGCAAGAGACCAGGTGATAAAGTGATTGTTACCGTAAACCGCGATGGCTCTGAAAAGAAGTTTGACGTGGAGTTGAGAAATATGAACGGGACCACCAACATCGTTCGTAAAGATGATACCAAGTTCAGCAATATGCTGGGTGCTAATTTTTCACCACTATCCTCTTCTGAAATGTCAAAATACGGGGTACACTTTGGCGTAAAGGTGAAAAGCTTGAGCAAAGGAATTTTGCAACAGCAAGGTATTCCCGAAGGCTTTGTAATTACCCACATCAACCGTAAGCAAATCGAAAACGAAGATGATATTAACACTGCCGTAAAAGGATTGAGTAAAGACGATCCTGTAGTAATTCAAGGATTTACCAGAGAAGGCCGAGTTAAGTATTATGCTTTTGGATACTAA
- a CDS encoding glyceraldehyde-3-phosphate dehydrogenase, whose translation MAEVLDYQSSVSQRIAKEKAAAEFISKISDLHLDKGIETVLFRNQLIDQRASEVLNLHEYARKFAGQNITIEDTLGLLRELVELEVAPARMDIGRLASEWIKEQANYDSKKSFLEDKLASFIGPDNLERTTPKDVVLYGFGRIGRLVARELLAQEGKGEQLRLRAIVTRGESDLTLEKRASLLREDSVHGPFPGTVEADTENKTLIINGRTVQMIAASNPEDIDYTAYDINDALIIDNTGAFRDDVALARHLKAKGAAKVLLTAPGKNVPNIVHGVNQGHFDPATVDIFSAASCTTNAITPVLKVIEDNLGVVKGHIETVHAYTNDQNLVDNMHSKYRRGRAAALNMVITETGAGKAVAKALPELEGKLTSNAIRVPVPNGSLAILNLEVGKETSVEAVNEIMRNAALTGNLVEQIRFSLSNELVSSDIVGNSCPSVFDSKATIVSPDGKSLVLYVWYDNEYGYTRQVIRLSKYIAQVRRKRYY comes from the coding sequence ATGGCTGAAGTATTAGATTATCAAAGCTCGGTTTCTCAGCGTATTGCAAAAGAGAAAGCTGCAGCAGAATTTATCAGCAAAATCAGTGACTTACACCTTGACAAAGGGATAGAAACTGTTCTTTTTAGAAATCAATTAATCGATCAGCGCGCTAGTGAAGTATTGAATCTTCACGAATATGCTCGCAAATTTGCCGGTCAAAACATTACCATCGAAGACACTTTGGGTCTTTTGAGAGAATTGGTAGAGCTTGAAGTTGCTCCTGCACGTATGGACATCGGACGTCTTGCAAGTGAGTGGATTAAAGAGCAGGCTAACTATGACAGCAAAAAATCTTTCTTGGAAGACAAACTTGCTTCATTCATTGGTCCTGACAATTTAGAGCGCACTACCCCAAAAGACGTTGTTCTTTATGGATTTGGTCGTATTGGCCGTTTGGTAGCTCGCGAACTTTTGGCCCAAGAAGGTAAAGGTGAGCAGTTGCGTCTTCGCGCTATTGTAACCCGTGGCGAAAGTGATCTTACTCTTGAAAAACGTGCTTCTCTTCTTCGCGAGGATTCTGTACACGGACCATTCCCAGGTACTGTAGAAGCCGATACCGAAAACAAAACTCTTATCATCAATGGTAGAACTGTGCAAATGATTGCCGCTTCTAACCCTGAAGATATTGACTATACAGCTTATGATATCAATGATGCTTTGATTATTGATAACACTGGAGCTTTTAGAGATGATGTAGCTCTTGCTCGTCACCTTAAAGCTAAAGGAGCTGCTAAAGTATTACTTACCGCTCCTGGTAAAAATGTACCTAACATCGTTCACGGTGTAAACCAAGGACATTTTGACCCTGCAACAGTAGATATTTTCTCTGCTGCATCTTGTACCACAAACGCAATCACCCCAGTATTGAAAGTGATTGAAGACAACCTTGGTGTAGTAAAAGGACACATCGAAACTGTACATGCTTACACCAATGACCAAAACTTGGTAGATAACATGCACAGCAAATACCGTAGAGGTAGAGCTGCTGCCCTTAACATGGTTATCACCGAAACTGGTGCTGGAAAAGCTGTGGCGAAGGCACTTCCTGAGTTGGAAGGAAAGCTTACTTCAAACGCTATCCGTGTGCCAGTTCCAAATGGCTCATTGGCTATTCTAAACCTGGAAGTAGGTAAAGAAACTAGCGTAGAAGCTGTAAACGAAATCATGCGCAATGCCGCCCTTACCGGTAATTTGGTAGAGCAAATTCGTTTTTCTTTGAGCAACGAACTGGTATCTTCTGATATCGTTGGTAACTCTTGCCCATCAGTATTTGATAGCAAAGCAACCATCGTATCTCCTGACGGAAAAAGCCTTGTATTGTACGTATGGTACGATAATGAATATGGTTACACTCGCCAGGTTATCCGCTTGAGCAAATACATCGCTCAGGTAAGACGCAAGCGTTACTATTAG
- the gcvT gene encoding glycine cleavage system aminomethyltransferase GcvT, with translation MKNIELNDLHIELGAKMVPFAGYNMPLQYEGLNVEHLHVRSKVGIFDVSHMGEFFVSGDGALDFLQKVTTNDVSKLTDGKVQYSCMPNDKGGIVDDLLVYRISEKEYMLVVNASNIEKDWNWLSSHNDTGALMVDESDDYSLFAVQGPEAVKALQSLTEINLEEMVYYTFDRGTFAGVDNVFVSATGYTGSGGFEIYVKNKDAKKVWDKIMEAGAEHDIKPIGLAARDTLRLEKGFCLYGNDIDDTTSPIEAGLGWITKFTKDFIGSEGFKKQKEEGASKRLVGFEMIDRGIPRKDYAIKNEGGEVIGRVTSGTQAPSLGQAIGIGYVDTAYKAADTEIYIDIRNKMVKAKVVKMPFVK, from the coding sequence ATGAAAAACATAGAGTTAAACGATCTACATATTGAGCTTGGTGCTAAGATGGTGCCTTTTGCTGGTTACAACATGCCTCTTCAATATGAAGGACTGAATGTGGAACACTTACATGTTCGCAGTAAAGTCGGCATTTTTGACGTGAGTCACATGGGAGAATTTTTTGTAAGTGGCGATGGAGCCCTTGATTTTTTGCAAAAAGTAACCACCAATGATGTAAGTAAGCTTACTGATGGAAAAGTGCAATACAGCTGTATGCCAAATGATAAAGGTGGTATTGTGGATGACCTTTTGGTATATCGTATTTCTGAAAAAGAATATATGTTGGTGGTAAATGCTTCTAACATAGAGAAAGACTGGAACTGGCTAAGTAGCCATAATGATACTGGTGCCCTTATGGTCGATGAATCTGATGATTACAGTCTTTTTGCTGTACAAGGGCCAGAAGCGGTAAAAGCTCTACAAAGCCTTACAGAAATCAACCTTGAGGAAATGGTGTACTACACTTTTGATAGAGGAACTTTTGCTGGTGTGGATAATGTATTTGTTTCTGCAACTGGATATACAGGTTCTGGAGGTTTTGAGATCTATGTAAAAAATAAGGATGCTAAAAAAGTTTGGGATAAGATCATGGAAGCTGGAGCTGAGCATGACATTAAGCCAATTGGTCTTGCGGCCCGTGATACTTTACGTTTAGAAAAAGGGTTTTGCCTTTACGGAAACGATATTGATGACACTACTTCTCCAATTGAGGCTGGGCTAGGCTGGATTACCAAGTTTACCAAAGACTTTATTGGTAGTGAAGGTTTCAAAAAACAAAAAGAAGAAGGCGCCTCCAAGAGATTGGTTGGTTTTGAAATGATCGATCGCGGAATCCCAAGGAAGGATTATGCCATTAAAAATGAAGGCGGAGAAGTGATTGGTAGAGTAACTTCTGGTACACAGGCTCCATCATTGGGTCAGGCCATTGGTATTGGATATGTTGATACAGCTTACAAGGCTGCTGATACCGAAATTTATATTGACATTAGAAACAAAATGGTAAAAGCCAAAGTGGTGAAAATGCCGTTCGTGAAGTAA
- a CDS encoding response regulator, with protein MGEKVGMVCVIDDDNVYRFTTEKYIQMLNLPIKVVSFGDGEMALEYLKNNSNQADNLPDVMFLDVNMPVMDGWDFLDEYEDLRNSLIKEIKIYLVSSSTDERDHNRSMKYAYVEDYIVKPITEEYLERLIKR; from the coding sequence ATGGGCGAAAAAGTGGGGATGGTTTGCGTGATTGATGACGATAATGTGTATCGATTCACAACCGAAAAGTACATTCAGATGTTAAATTTGCCAATCAAGGTAGTAAGCTTTGGTGATGGTGAAATGGCTCTGGAATATTTAAAGAATAATTCTAACCAAGCTGATAATTTACCAGATGTAATGTTTCTGGATGTAAATATGCCGGTAATGGATGGTTGGGATTTTTTGGATGAGTATGAGGATTTGAGGAATAGCTTAATCAAAGAAATAAAGATTTACCTGGTAAGCTCATCTACTGATGAACGAGATCATAATAGGTCGATGAAGTATGCATATGTGGAGGATTACATTGTAAAACCCATTACTGAAGAGTATTTAGAGCGCTTGATAAAGCGTTGA